A single genomic interval of Rhododendron vialii isolate Sample 1 chromosome 3a, ASM3025357v1 harbors:
- the LOC131318468 gene encoding uncharacterized protein LOC131318468 isoform X3, whose product MAYHLEIVKLSPHGLDGSSSTRFVFCKVELLPEDEEEEDKEEDEEDIQNLQQLNIALRCFDDACMKLNIMLDVIEKHQMLRSIAVTDIMNQGKIVVPGDRIAELRDFEKAKLLMPIME is encoded by the exons ATGGCATATCATTTGGAG ATTGTAAAGTTGAGTCCACATGGCTTGGATGGAAGTTCCAGCACACGCTTTGTTTTCTGCAAG GTGGAACTACTGccagaagatgaagaagaagaggacaAGGAAGAGGATGAAGAAGACATACAAAATCTCCAGCAACTTAACATAGCATTAAGGTGTTTTGATGATGCATGTATGAAGCTTAATATCATGTTGGATGTGATTGAAAAACATCAAATGCTTCGGAGCATCGCAGTTACAGATATTATGAACCAAGGGAAGATTGTTGTGCCTGGCGACCGGATTGCTGAGCTGAGAGACTTCGAAAAGGCAAAACTGTTAATGCCCATAATGGAGTAA
- the LOC131318471 gene encoding plant cysteine oxidase 1-like, whose product MTIKAGYVNGPVHKMIKKKRCKKRANRTQADPMGLQRLFVSCREVFKGPGTVPCSSDVQKMCRILDCMKPEDVGLCKDLPFFKAKSHAKGNPRVIYTTIYQCKNFSLCIFFLPPTAVIPLHNHPGMTVFSKLLLGTVHIKAYDWADPSNSDNFVGPNQPKLAKLKANDVFTAPCDTSVLYPTSGGNIHSFEAITPCAILDVLGPPYSNEDGRDCSYYRDTPCTSLSSGETTLSNEEGISYGLLEEIEMPMDSLMDRIEYMGPQVLDSS is encoded by the exons ATGACAATCAAGGCAGGGTACGTGAATGGACCCGTTCAtaagatgatcaagaagaagAGATGCAAGAAAAGGGCGAATCGGACCCAGGCTGATCCGATGGGGCTTCAGAGGCTGTTCGTGTCGTGCCGAGAGGTGTTTAAAGGCCCTGGGACTGTTCCTTGTTCTAGTGACGTGCAAAAGATGTGCCGCATTTTGG ATTGCATGAAGCCCGAAGATGTGGGGCTATGTAAGGATTTGCCGTTCTTCAAGGCTAAAAGTCATGCCAAAGGGAATCCGAGAGTCATATACACAACCATATACCAGTGCAAGAATTTTTCT TTGTGTATATTCTTTCTGCCTCCAACTGCTGTCATTCCCCTGCATAACCACCCAGGAATGACTGTTTTTAGCAAGCTTTTGTTGGGAACCGTGCACATTAAAGCATACGATTGGGCCGATCCTAGTAATTCAGATAACTTTGTGGGACCCAATCAAC CAAAATTAGCAAAGTTGAAAGCCAACGACGTCTTCACAGCCCCATGCGACACTTCCGTGCTATATCCTACATCAGGAGGCAATATCCATTCCTTCGAGGCTATAACACCATGTGCAATACTTGATGTTCTTGGACCTCCATATTCCAATGAGGATGGCAGAGATTGCTCGTACTACCGAGACACTCCTTGTACTTCTTTATCAA GTGGAGAGACAACATTATCAAACGAAGAAGGCATCTCTTACGGATTGCTGGAAGAGATTGAGATGCCAATGGACTCCCTGATGGACAGAATCGAGTATATGGGCCCGCAGGTTCTTGATAGTTCTTAG
- the LOC131318468 gene encoding uncharacterized protein LOC131318468 isoform X2, giving the protein MAYHLEVITISPQIVKLSPHGLDGSSSTRFVFCKVELLPEDEEEEDKEEDEEDIQNLQQLNIALRCFDDACMKLNIMLDVIEKHQMLRSIAVTDIMNQGKIVVPGDRIAELRDFEKAKLLMPIME; this is encoded by the exons ATGGCATATCATTTGGAGGTAATAACAATATCCCCTCAA ATTGTAAAGTTGAGTCCACATGGCTTGGATGGAAGTTCCAGCACACGCTTTGTTTTCTGCAAG GTGGAACTACTGccagaagatgaagaagaagaggacaAGGAAGAGGATGAAGAAGACATACAAAATCTCCAGCAACTTAACATAGCATTAAGGTGTTTTGATGATGCATGTATGAAGCTTAATATCATGTTGGATGTGATTGAAAAACATCAAATGCTTCGGAGCATCGCAGTTACAGATATTATGAACCAAGGGAAGATTGTTGTGCCTGGCGACCGGATTGCTGAGCTGAGAGACTTCGAAAAGGCAAAACTGTTAATGCCCATAATGGAGTAA
- the LOC131318468 gene encoding uncharacterized protein LOC131318468 isoform X1: MDSSSVPSSSSKSKLIVKLSPHGLDGSSSTRFVFCKVELLPEDEEEEDKEEDEEDIQNLQQLNIALRCFDDACMKLNIMLDVIEKHQMLRSIAVTDIMNQGKIVVPGDRIAELRDFEKAKLLMPIME; this comes from the exons ATGGATTCATCCTCGGTTCCTTCAAGTTCCTCCAAATCAAAGCTG ATTGTAAAGTTGAGTCCACATGGCTTGGATGGAAGTTCCAGCACACGCTTTGTTTTCTGCAAG GTGGAACTACTGccagaagatgaagaagaagaggacaAGGAAGAGGATGAAGAAGACATACAAAATCTCCAGCAACTTAACATAGCATTAAGGTGTTTTGATGATGCATGTATGAAGCTTAATATCATGTTGGATGTGATTGAAAAACATCAAATGCTTCGGAGCATCGCAGTTACAGATATTATGAACCAAGGGAAGATTGTTGTGCCTGGCGACCGGATTGCTGAGCTGAGAGACTTCGAAAAGGCAAAACTGTTAATGCCCATAATGGAGTAA